In a genomic window of Gadus macrocephalus chromosome 9, ASM3116895v1:
- the si:ch211-284k5.2 gene encoding sperm axonemal maintenance protein CFAP97D1 → MASARAGSVGPLERRPLCYAPLQPSTNLYLQQRWDHDRYRAHRHRVNSALPVVDTKGIRTPAHVTLKLKKLQLQEERLADINRDNKQLSSKLSGIMHSRGQVDNWNIYPHRSLNAEKRLADLAQISAQNQAIFQRITLRQSEFRRQLWLDDWERTERRQKDIGRDSRCPTHKLRAERKVQFDVGDRTTSP, encoded by the exons ATGGCGAGTGCGAGAGCAGGTTCCGTGGGGCCCCTGGAGCGGCGGCCCCTCTGCTACGCCCCCCTGCAGCCCAGCACCAACCTCTACCTGCAGCAGCGCTGGGACCACGACCGGTACCGGGCCCACCGCCACCGG GTGAACTCAGCTCTGCCAGTTGTTGACACAAAAGGCATCAGAACTCCTGCTCACGTGACCCTCAAACTGAAGAAGCTGCAG CTACAAGAGGAGCGGCTAGCCGACATCAACCGAGATAATAAGCAGCTGTCCTCCAAACTCTCCGGGATCATGCACTCCAGAGGCCAGGTGGACAACTGGAACATCTATCCCCACAGGAG TCTGAACGCTGAGAAGAGGCTGGCGGACCTGGCTCAGATCAGCGCTCAGAACCAGGCCATCTTCCAGCGAATCACGCTGCGGCAGTCAGAGTTCAGACGGCAGCTCTGGTTGGACGACTGGGAGAGGACAGAGCGGAGACAAAAGGACATTGGACGTGACAGCAGATGCCCCACCCACAAACTG AGGGCCGAGAGGAAAGTCCAGTTTGACGTTGGTGATCGGACAACATCACCATGA
- the znf609a gene encoding zinc finger protein 609a, producing the protein MSLSSADTGGNGVDSTAVEAYDSGDEWDIGVGNLIIDLDADLEKEKLEMSGSKDAGMAPPTGPGAPPPGPGAPLPEKVTFIAPGAQSKTKSKRSKTPKEGSKPPASADTPKRELPGRGAPGEAPSPGPNTPTKGPEKGIKITRSGPPTKKDKEGACGKSKKEKMEVVPSGVGAVDKEVGAPALSQGAPHPGLFEGQNTDLAAAEHHGSIALDLTEGRLPVAMATDEEAEASEYHSLQIGSGEQMEAPPVPPVALPLAVPVSTDLLLAATTSLELPLATAASSDLSLAPASSADISSSCEQIMVRTRSLAVGTRSLAVTTAHVALATEPECLGPCEPGTSVNLEGIVWQETEDGMLVVNVSWRNKTYVGTLLDCTRHNWAPPRFCEAGELEVRSGRGRGKRARPGSHSSSSDPRGGGSKTRAAAASGGAKGRRGSQPSAPEEPLPATKRKTPTPRPPGDPPTEPPAPEDPKSTKRMRASSSPGAGAPPEPGGPPSPTLIDCPHPNCNKKYKHINGLKYHQARAHNLPDPLDPDGGDSEGGEDHVPSAPPNGTAGSPGRPTTPRARGPEAQSPSPGWGSRQGRRWGEGEAGEDCEEEGRLLGSGVKQEKGCVKTGKTSWPPGPLYPLHTPPSNDPSSMVQSIPNDPSSMVHSIPNDPSLMVHSIPNDPSLMVQSIPNDPSLMVQSIPNDPSSMVQSIPNDPSLMVQSIPNDPSLMVHSGAKSHQSKGPLEGSPLCPAPSPSPSPSPGSPKERKKKKRKEGGREGDSPRGREGRSPYSECSDPQLNGEPPHPPHHSRLASMKAEADKVYSFSDNTPSPCIGLAPPLTPLQLSQNGADGLSVKTGSPAYSDISDAGEDGEGRGEGGRSVKLEPGVREGPKKTLFPPLAPGDPGGRYGYPGPPGAAPQGGGAPPQVEGAQVKVKKEREEEVEEEEGEQQQQQQQVELRRIKSEPTEHRKLEAGGAGLVSQQQQQQQQQQQQQQQLSVIQQRSNMYMPPLYYNQYAYVPPYTYHSHMLQASSAYRHDRPRPHDERPRPHDERPRPHDERPRPHDERTRPHDDRPRPHDDRPRPPERRAEHALGGKEEGKQKGPPPPGPPDPGPKGGGGPAHHDPLPTPHLLASKLKEPGHGAGPPGALGTPGTPGTEKSKSVIMSKEEEEGGGRRTPGGAPPPGYRGKEDPKVAMETGRPAGMEPAMWYRQEPDSRLWPYVYPNKYPADEERWRDERERERDRERDRERDRERERDRERERERDRKGKEEKPRPKEEHQREESGEGREGPRAPEDPRGGGKDPRPLHMHFSPQQHQAYLPYMQGAYAYGQGFDPNTPGYRGVPSVMIHNYPGSYLPAGYPFSAPYGGKGCEEAESRSSPSGSKPPGDTKALELLQQHASHYKTKSSSTAGPPKGPPDRDPRGGGGGGGGGGGGGGGGGGGERDGERPRSSPSQRAVTSHHHLGYPLLSGQYDLPYNAGMSSSAIVASQQATAPSMYPPARR; encoded by the exons ATGTCCCTCAGCAGCGCTGATACAGGCGGGAACGGTGTGGACTCGACTGCAGTGGAGGCGTATGACAGCGGGGATGAGTGGGACATCGGCGTAGGGAACCTCATCATCGACCTGGACGCTGATttggagaaggagaagctggAGATGTCGGGTAGTAAGGACGCCGGCATGGCCCCCCCGACGGGCCCAGGGgccccgccgccgggccctgGGGCCCCCCTACCTGAGAAGGTGACCTTCATAGCCCCCGGGGCTCAGAGCAAAACCAAGTCCAAACGCAGCAAGACCCCCAAGGAGGGCAGCAAGCCCCCCGCTTCTGCAGACACCCCCAAGAGAGAGCTCCCGGGGCGCGGGGCCCCAGGGGAGGCCCCCTCTCCCGGCCCCAACACCCCCACAAAGGGCCCCGAGAAGGGCATCAAAATCACACGCAGTGGTCCCCCCACCAAAAAGGACAAGGAGGGGGCCTGCGGGAAGAGTAagaaggagaagatggaggtgGTCCCCTCAGGGGTGGGGGCCGTGGACAAAGAGGTGGGGGCCCCTGCTCTGTCTCAGGGGGCCCCCCACCCCGGCCTGTTTGAGGGACAGAATACGGACTTGGCTGCCGCCGAGCATCATGGGAGTATCGCTCTGGACTTGACAGAGGGACGGCTGCCcgtcgccatggcaacagatGAGGAGGCGGAGGCCAGCGAGTACCACAGCCTCCAGATAGGCTCTGGGGAGCAG ATGGAGGCACCGCCCGTTCCTCCTGTGGCACTCCCGCTAGCTGTTCCTGTAAGCACGGACCTCCTGCTAGCTGCTACCACTAGCCTAGAGCTCCCGCTAGCCACTGCTGCTAGCTCAGACCTGTCGCTAGCTCCGGCTAGCAGCGCAGACATCTCCTCCAGCTGCGAGCAGATCATGGTCCGCACGCGCTCCCTGGCGGTGGGCACGCGCTCCCTGGCCGTCACCACGGCCCACGTAGCGCTGGCCACCGAGCCCGAGTGCCTGGGGCCCTGTGAGCCAGGCACCAGCGTCAACCTGGAGGGCATCGTCTGGCAGGAGACCGAGGACG GTATGCTGGTGGTGAACGTGTCCTGGAGGAACAAGACCTACGTTGGAACTCTGCTCGACTGCACACGACACAACTGGGCCCCACCGAG GTTCTGCGAGGCGGGAGAGCTGGAGGTGCGTAGCGGGCGTGGGCGGGGCAAGCGGGCGCGGCCCGGAAGCCATTCCTCCTCATCGGACCCGCGCGGGGGGGGCAGTAAGACACGTGCGGCGGCGGCTAGCGGGGGAGCTAAGGGCCGCCGCGGGAGCCAGCCCTCCGCCCCGGAGGAGCCCCTCCCCGCGACCAAGAGgaagacccccacccccaggcccCCGGGAGACCCCCCGACAgagccccccgcccccgaggACCCCAAGAGCACCAAGCGCATGCGGGCCTCCTCCAGCCCCGGGGCGGGCGCCCCGCCGGAGCCCGgtggccccccctcccccaccctcatcGACTGCCCCCACCCCAACTGCAACAAGAAGTACAAACACATCAACGGGCTGAAGTACCACCAGGCCCGCGCACACAACCTGCCGGACCCCCTGGACCCCGACGGGGGCGACAgcgaggggggggaggaccaCGTCCCCTCGGCCCCCCCAAACGGGACGGCCGGATCCCCGGGCCGCCCCACCACCCCCAGGGCCCGCGGGCCCGAGGCCCAGAGCCCCTCCCCGGGCTGGGGGTCCCGGCAGGGCCGGaggtggggtgagggggaggcaggggaggactgtgaggaggagggccggctgctggggtcaggggtcaagcaGGAGAAGGGCTGTGTTAAAACAGGCAAGACCAGCTGGCCCCCCGGCCCACTGTACCCCCtgcacacccccccctccaacgACCCCTCCTCAATGGTTCAGTCCATTCCCAACGACCCCTCCTCAATGGTTCATTCCATTCCCAACGACCCCTCCTTAATGGTTCATTCCATTCCCAACGACCCCTCCTTAATGGTGCAGTCCATTCCCAACGACCCCTCCTTAATGGTTCAGTCCATCCCCAACGACCCCTCCTCAATGGTTCAGTCCATTCCCAACGACCCCTCCTTAATGGTTCAATCCATTCCCAACGACCCCTCCTTAATGGTTCACTCCGGTGCTAAAAGCCACCAATCAAAAGGACCGCTGGAAGGCAGCCCGCtttgccccgcccccagcccgtCGCCGAGCCCCTCTCCCGGCAGTCCtaaagagaggaagaagaagaagaggaaggagggggggagggagggggacagcccccggggcagggaggggaggagcccCTACTCGGAGTGCTCTGACCCCCAGCTGAACGgggagcccccccaccccccccaccacagccGCCTGGCCAGCATGAAGGCGGAGGCGGACAAGGTGTACAGCTTCTCCGACAACACGCCCAGCCCCTGCATcggcctggccccgcccctcacGCCGCTGCAGCTCAGCCAGAACGGGGCCGACGGCCTGTCCGTCAAGACTGGAAGCCCCGCCTACTCGGACATCTCCGATGCGGGTGAGGACGGCGAGGGGcgcggggaggggggccggTCGGTGAAGCTTGAGCCGGGGGTCCGTGAGGGTCCCAAGAAGACCCTGTTCCCCCCGCTCGCCCCTGGGGATCCGGGGGGGCGCTACGGCTACCCCGGGCCCCCGGGCGCAGCGCCCCAGGGGGGCGGAGCCCCGCCGCAGGTGGAGGGAGCGCAAGTGAAGgtgaagaaggagagggaggaggaggtggaggaggaggagggggagcagcagcagcagcagcagcaggtggagCTGAGGAGGATCAAGTCCGAGCCGACGGAGCACAGGAAGCTGgaggccgggggggcggggcttgtatcccagcagcagcagcagcaacagcagcagcagcagcagcagcagcagctgtccgTCATCCAGCAGCGCTCCAACATGTACATGCCCCCGCTCTACTACAACCAGTACGCCTACGTCCCCCCCTACACCTACCACAGCCACATGCTGCAGGCCAGCTCCGCCTACCGCCACGACAGACCCCGCCCCCACGACGAGAGACCCCGCCCCCACGACGAGAGACCCCGCCCCCACGACGAGAGACCCCGCCCCCACGACGAGAGGACCCGCCCCCACGACGACCGGCCCCGTCCCCATGAcgaccggccccgcccccctgagAGGAGAGCCGAGCACGCACTCGGCGGAAAGGAAGAGGGGAAGCAGAAGGGCCCGCCTCCCCCCGGTCCGCCGGACCCGGGCCCCaagggggggggcggccccgcccaccacgACCCCCTCCCAACCCCCCACCTCCTCGCCAGCAAGCTGAAGGAACCCGGCCACGGGGCCGGACCCCCAGGGGCCCTCGGGACCCCCGGGACTCCGGGGACGGAGAAGAGCAAGTCGGTCATCAtgtccaaggaggaggaggagggggggggcaggaggactccggggggcgccccccccccggggtaCCGTGGCAAGGAGGACCCCaaggttgccatggagacgggCCGGCCTGCCGGCATGGAGCCAGCCATGTGGTACAGACAG gaGCCGGACTCGCGCCTGTGGCCCTACGTCTACCCCAACAAGTACCCAGCGGACGAGGAGCGGTGGAGggacgagagggagagggagcgggaccGCGAGAGAGACCGCGAGAGAGAccgcgagagggagagagacagagagagagaaagagagagagacaggaaggggaaggaggagaagccCCGCCCCAAGGAGGAGCaccagagggaggagtcaggggaggggagggaggggccccgggcccccgagGACCCCCGGGGCGGGGGGAAGGACCCCCGGCCGCTCCACATGCACTTCTCTCCCCAGCAGCACCAGGCCTACCTGCCCTACATGCAGGGGGCCTACGCCTACGGCCAGGGCTTCGACCCCAACACGCCCGGCTACCGCGGGGTGCCCTCCGTCATGATCCACAACTACCCTG gctCCTACCTGCCGGCGGGCTACCCGTTCTCCGCGCCCTACGGGGGGAAGGGCTGTGAGGAGGCGGAGTCCCGCTCCAGCCCGTCGGGCTCCAAGCCGCCCGGGGACACCAAGGCCCTGGAATTGTTGCAGCAGCACGCCTCCCACTACAAGACCaagtcctcctccaccgccgggcCCCCCAAGGGCCCCCCAGACCGGGacccccgggggggcgggggaggaggaggaggaggaggagggggtggaggaggggggggcgggggggagagggacggggAGCGGCCgcgctcctccccctcccagcgCGCCGtcacctcacaccaccacctTGGGTACCCCCTGCTGTCAGGGCAGTACGACCTGCCCTATAATGCAG GCATGTCATCGTCCGCCATCGTAGCCAGTCAGCAGGCCACCGCTCCCTCCATGTACCCCCCGGCGAGGAGGTGA